From the genome of Ignavibacteriota bacterium:
TGTCATAACGGCGAGATCAACACGCTCCGCGGCAACGTGAACTGGATGCACGCCCGGCAGTCCGTGATCCAGTCCGCACTGTTCGGCGAGGACATCAAGAAGATCAATCCGATCATCCAGCCCCACGGCTCGGATTCATCGTCCCTCGACAACGCCGTGGAACTGTTGCTCATGGCCGGCCGCACCCTGCCGCATGCGCTCGCGATGCTGATCCCGGAAGCCTGGGACAAGGACGCGACGATGGACGCGCAGAAGAAGGCGTTCTATGAATACCACGCGTCGCTGATGGAACCGTGGGACGGCCCCGCCGCCGTGGCGTTCACGGACGGACGCATGGTGGGCGCTACGCTCGACCGCAACGGTCTCCGCCCTGCACGCTACATCGTGACGGACGACGACCTCGTGATCATGGCCTCCGAAACGGGCGTGCTGCCGATCGAGAACGAACGCGTCCGCTTCAAGGGCTCGCTCGCCCCCGGCGAGATGCTGCTGATCGACCTGCAGGAACAGCGCCTGATCCCCGACGAGGAGATCAAGCGCACGCTCAGCTCGCGGCAGCCGTATGCGGAGTGGCTGAAAGAGAATCAGATCCACCTCGAGACGCTCCCCGATCCGCCGCGCGAACATGCGTTCAGTCCCACGGATATCCTCCAGCGCCAGCGCGCCGTAGGGTACACCGAAGAAGACATCCGCATGATCCTCGTTCCGATGGCCTCCGAAGGACAGGAACCGATCGGCTCCATGGGTGCCGATACGCCCCTCGCCTCGCTGTCCGATAAGCCGCAATCGCTGTTCAATTATTTCCGCCAGCTCTTCGCGCAGGTGACGAACCCGCCGATCGATCCCATCCGCGAAGAGATGGTGATGTCGCTGACGAGCTACATCGGCACCGAGCGCAACATCCTCGAAGAGACGCCGCAGAACTGTCATACGCTGAAGCTGCCCGATCCGCTCCTCACGAACCGCGACCTGGAGAAGCTCCGCCGCGTATCGCAGGGCGATTTCCTCGCGACCACGCTCCCGATGCTCTTCCGCGCCGATGGCGGGGAGGAAGAACTGGAGCGGTCGCTCACCGGCCTCTGCCGCCGCGCATCGCTCGCGATCAAGTCGGGCTACAGCATCATCATCCTCTCCGACCGCGGCATCGATGAAGAGTATGCACCGATGCCGAGCCTGCTCGCGCTCACCGCGGTGCACAACCACCTCGTCCGCGAGAAGACCCGCACCCAGGTGGCGCTCGTGGTGGAATCCGCCGAGCCGCGCGAGACGATGCACTTCTGCCTCCTCATCGGCTACGGCGCCAGCGCGGTGAACCCGTACCTCGCCATCGAAACGCTGGAGGACCTCGCGAACAAGGGGATCCTGCCGCAGGGGCTGTCGTTCGAATACGCCCTGAAGAACTACAAGAAGGCGGTGGGGAAGGGCCTGCTGAAAGTGTTCTCGAAGATGGGCATCTCGACCCTGCAGAGCTACCGCGGCGCGCAGATCTTCGAGGCGATCGGGCTCAACCGGACGATCGTGGACAAGTACTTCACCGGCACCGTATCGCGCATCGAAGGCGTGGGACTGGATGTGCTGGTGCGTGAGGCGCAACTGAAGCACCGCTTTGCGATGCGCGAGGTGACGGATGCCGAACCGGAGCTGGACCTGGGCGGAAATTACGCCTTCCGCATCAACGGTGAGAAGCACTCGATCAACCCAAACACCGTGATGAAGCTGCAGCATGCGGTGCGGAAGAACGAGTACTCCACGTACCGCGAATACTCCGCGATCGTGGACGAGCAGAACAAGCAGCTCTATACGCTGCGCGGGTTGATGGAGTTGAAGAACGCGGCGACGCCGGTGCCGATCGAAGAGGTGGAGCCGGCGAAAGAGATCGTGAAGCGCTTCTGCACGGGCGCGATGTCGTTCGGCTCGATCAGCAAACAGGCCCATGAGACGCTCGCGATCGCCATGAACCGCATCGGCGGCCGCTCCAATACCGGTGAGGGCGGTGAAGAGGAAGAGCGCTTCGTACGCGACGCCAACGGCGACCTCCGCCGCAGCGCGATCAAGCAGGTGGCGTCGGCACGCTTCGGGGTGACGGCGAACTACCTGATCAACGCGGACGAGATCCAGATCAAGATCGCCCAGGGAGCGAAGCCCGGCGAGGGCGGACAGCTCCCCGGACACAAGGTCGATGCCATCATTGCGAAAGTGCGTCATTCCATCGCCGGGGTGGGACTCATCTCGCCGCCGCCGCACCACGACATCTATTCGATCGAGGACCTGGCGCAGCTCATCTTCGACCTGAAGAACGTGAACCCGCGCGCTACCATCTCGGTGAAGCTGGTGTCCGAGGTCGGCGTGGGCACCGTGGCCGCCGGCGTGGCGAAGGCGCATGCGGACCTTATTCTTATCAGCGGCGACAGCGGCGGTACGGGTGCGTCGCCCCTTACCTCGATCAGGCATGCAGGCACGCCGTGGGAGCTGGGCCTCGCGGAGACGCAGCAGGTGCTCCTGCTCAACGACCTCCGCAGCCGCGTGCGTATTCAAACCGACGGGAAACTTCAGAACGGCCGCGATGTGGTGATCGCAGCGCTGCTGGGCGCCGAGGAGTTCGGCTTTGCGACGACGCCCCTCATCGCGATGGGCTGCATCATGATGCGCAAGTGCCACCTGAATACCTGTCCGGTGGGTATCGCCACGCAGGATCCGACGCTGACGAAGAACTTCCAGGGCACGCCGGAGCATGTGATCAACTTCTTCTTCTATGTTGCCGAAGAGGTGCGCGAATACATGGCACGCCTCGGCTTCCGCACCATGGACGAAATGATCGGCCGCGTGGATATGGTCGCATCGCGCCCGGCGATCGAACACTGGAAGGCGAAGGGGCTCGACCTCTCGGCGATCCTGCACCAGCCCACGATCCCGCTGCGCGTGGCACGGCGGTGCGTGATCAGTCAGGACCATGGACTGAACGAAGCGATCGACTTCCAGCTCATCGACAAAGCAAAGAAGGCGCTCGACGACCACACGCCGCTGGCGTTGACGTTGCCGATCAAGAATGTGCACCGCACGGTGGGTGCGATGCTGAGTGGCGAGATCGCGCGGCGTCACGGCTCGGCCGGGTTGCCGGAAGATACGATCACCATCAACTTCACCGGTTCGGCCGGACAGAGCTTCGGCGCGTTCCTGGCGAAGGGTGTGACCCTCCGCCTCGAAGGCGACGCGAACGACTATGTGGGCAAGGGACTGTCCGGCGGCAAGGTGATCGTGTTCCATCCCAGGAACTCCAACTATGCAGCGGACGAGAACATGATCGTCGGCAACGTGGTGCTGTACGGCGCCACGAGCGGCGAGGCGTTCTTCAACGGCAAGGCGGGCGAGCGCTTCGCGGTGCGCAACTCGGGCGCGAGCGCGGTGGTGGAGGCGGTCGGGTCGCACGGCTGCGAGTACATGACCAACGGCACCGTGGTGGTGCTGGGGAAGACCGGGAAGAACTTCGCAGCGGGGATGTCGGGCGGTATCGCGTACGTGCTGGATGAGACGGGCGATTTTGCGGCAACGAAATGCAACCGGGCGATCGTGGACCTCGATCCGCTGTCGGCGGAGGACGAGGAAACGGTGCAGGCGCTCATCCGCAAGCATGTGGACGCCACAGAGAGCAAGCGTGGGGCGTTCATCCTCGACAACTGGGACACGCTGGGGCCGAAATTCGTGAAGGTGTTCCCGCAGGACTATAAGCGGGTGCTGGCCACCCGGAGTCAGAAGGCAACGTCCGTGCAGCAGGCGGAGAAGGAGGCGGTCCATGGGTAAGCCGACAGGGTTCCTGGAATTTCAGCGCGAGACTCCGCAGCGGCGGGAGGTAGAAGAGCGGACGAAGGACTACAACGAGATCTACGTGAACTTCCCCGCACAGAAGGTGCAGACGCAGGCGGCGCGGTGCATGGACTGCGGACTTCCGTTCTGTCATAACGGATGCCCGGTGAACAACGTGATCCCGCACTGGAACGACCTGGTGTACAAGGGGCGGTGGAAGGAAGCGATCACGATCCTGCATTCCACCAACAACTTCCCGGAGTTCACCGGCCGCATCTGTCCGGCTCCGTGCGAAACGGCATGCGTCCTCGGCATCACCGACCCGCCGGTGTCCATCAAAGCCATTGAGCGGTCCATCGTGGACCATGCGTTCCAGAAAGGATGGATCAGGGCCGAGCGTCCGTTGCGCCGCTCGGGCAAACGGATCGCCGTCATCGGTTCGGGGCCGTCGGGGCTTGCCGCCGCGCAGCAGTTGAACCGCGCGGGGCACCACGTGACGGTCTATGAGAAGAACGATCGTCCGGGCGGCCTGCTGCGGTACGGCATCCCGGATTTCAAGCTGGAGAAGGAACTCATTGACCGTCGCATCGAGCAGATGCAGTCGGAGGGTGTCGTGTTTACCACGCGTGCGAACGTCGGCGGCAACATCGCCGCCGAGGAACTGCGCAGGAACTACGACGCCGTGGTGTTGTGCGGCGGCGCGGAGGCACCGCGCGATCTGCCCATACCCGGCCGCGAGCTGAAGGGGATCCATTTCGCGATGGAGTTCCTGCCGCAGCAGAATCATCGCGTTGCCGGCGACAAGATCGATCCGACGCACGAGATCCTTGCGACGGGGAAGAGTGTGGTCATCATCGGCGGAGGCGATACCGGCGCCGACTGTCTTGGCACGTCGATACGCCAGGGCGCAACGGTGATCCATCAGCTGGAGATCATGCCCAAGCCGCCGTTGGAGCGTGCGGCATCCACGCCGTGGCCGCTGTGGCCGATGCAGCTCCGCACGGAAACGTCACATGAAGAGGGTGGCGAGCGCCAGTGGGGTGTTGCAACAACGAAATTCGAGGGCGACGATCAAGGGAACGTGAAGCGATTGCATCTGGTGCAGGTCGGCCCGCCGCCGTCGTTCGCGCCGGTGGCAGGCACCGACTTCACGATCGATGCCGACCTCGTGCTCATTGCGATGGGGTTCACGGGCCCGAAGCAGAAGGGGTTGCTGGAGCAGTTGAACGTGGAGCTCGATGCGCGCGGGAACGTGAAGACCGACGGGCAGTACATGTCGTCGGTGCCGGGCGTGTTCTCGGCGGGCGACATGCGGCGCGGACAGTCGCTTGTGGTGTGGGCCATCGCCGAGGGGCGCAAGGTGGCGAAGGCCATCGATGCCTACCTCATGGGGGCGAGCGATCTGCCGTAAGCGGCTGCTGTGCGGCATCTTCAGGAAGAGCACTGCGGCGTGCAACGAACGCTGTCGCCCCCAACATGCCCCGGCCGTACCTATACGCAGTGGTCGTGGGTTCGTATCACATCGCCGGCAATCTTCTGAGCGCGGCGGTCCTGTTCTGGTTGATGTAGAGCGCACCCGGCCCGGCGACATGGTCCACGCGTTTGCGCCATGCCCTCCGGACCGGAGGAGCCTTGAGCCGGCCTCGTGCTACTACCGCACATGCAGCGCGTGTCCCGCAAAGAGCCCGACCACACCCAGGACCACAGCGAGGGCCACGCCGGCTTCCTTCGTCAGCACCATCTGTGCGCTCTTGCGGCAGTGATGTACGAGCGGTTTCCAGTTCAGTACAATGTGGGCGGCAGAAGCGAGCACGAAGAGTGTGGCCGCCATATTGTGCACCGCCATCCAGAAATGCCTTGCCGTCGTAAGCGTGTCCATCTGCAGTTGATGATTCATAACCCCCGACACCGGCAGGATCGCTCCTGCCGTGACCAGCAGGATGGCGATGAATCCCCGCGTGTTGAATGGTTTCCGTGATGTTTCCGCTTCCATGGTACCTCCCGGGTTCTGTTCCTTGTTTGCTGTGAACGCTCCGTGTGCGCATGTCCGTACACACTTCAGACATCCGCCGCACGCAGCGGGAGTCCCGGATCACAGCATGCCTGTGGCCGAGGAGATCAACCTTCCGATCACGGTCCTGTGACACTCCTCAACGCATTCCCAGCATGCCTGGCATCGGGCGGTGTCCAATGTGACGAACCGTGTTGAGGCGGTGCGATGATGTTTGAACGATACACGCATCCTGATCTCACTCATAGTGTGTGCGACGACTCCTACATATGAGACGGAGCGACGGATCCCGGGGTTGTTAACAAAGGATAAGAAATGCCGCTCAGCGCCGGTGTCGGATGCGGCTGAGGGAGACAGGGGTGATGCCCAGGTACGATGCGATGAGGTGCTGCGGCACGCGTTCGAGGATGCGCGGGTCGTCCCGCACCAGCGCGAGGTAGCGTTGCCGCGGTGTATCGCGGAGATATGACAGGAACAGCCGTGCATAGGTGTTGAGCCTGCGGAGCGCCTGCTCCAGGATGAGGTCCTTCAGTCCCGGGTTCTCCCGCACCATAAGGTCGAATCCTTCCTTCGTCAGGACAACAAGCTCGCTGGATTCGACGGCGGTGATGGCGATGGGGCTCGGTTGGGCGGAGCGGAATCCCTCGATCGAAGCTACGGCATCCCCTTCGAAGAAGAACTGAAACGTTACATCTTTGCCGCGCGCATGGATCGACGCGCGGAGACATCCCTTCTTCACGAAGAACATCTTCCGTGGGACATCGCCTTCTTTCAGGAGTGCCGTGCGCGGCCGTACGTTCACCGTCGTGATGTAGCGGGCGTAGCGGGGCCATCGTGCATCGAGCCGGGGGAGCGAGGAGCGTGCGAGATCGAGGAGCGTGGGGTGTTCCTCCCCGGACCGGATCGTCTGTCGTGGGCTCACTGCCGCAGCCTCATCATTGCTCCGAATGCATCCAGGCCGATCGGCTGGCACACGCCGTGCTTCTGCTGTTAATCCATTTCCGGGCATGTGACGGGGCGCATATGAATTGTCATGGGGCCATGATACTTTGGGAGTGCACAAGTTGCTGCAATGGAATTTGGCTCAATAATTTGCGAATATCAAGAAGCGAATCGCAGGCCTCCTCGGCCTGCCAGCCTACCTACGAGCTTTCCGACGTTTCGATCACTTGAGGCACACAGGCAGGGGACCCCCCTTGCCTATCACGATGCACCGGCAGCCCGTTGTCGCGACATCACACGATGCCGGAATCCGATCATATCGGGGATCTACGCCATGAAGAAACTGTTCCTGTTGCTTCTGTGCAGTGCTACTGCCCTCGCCGTCACGGCAAAGCGCACGCCGACCGTCGTCCCACAGCCCGATGGCTCGACCGTGACCGTGATCGGGTTCGGTGATGAGCGCTACAACTTCACCGAGACGACCGATGGATACGTTGTGGTGCAGGGGCAGGACAGCTACTATTATTATGCGACGCTGGATGGAGCGGGGCGGTTCACGCCCGGCCCGTTCCGCGTGAACGGCGGCAACGCCTCGCAGCGGAGTGCAGCACTCATGACGCTCACGAAGCATCTGCGGGAATCGCCGGCGGCGATCGCCGAGCGCGTGCAGGTGACCGCGATCGAGCGGACGATCTCCGACAGGGCGGTCCTCCAGCAGGCACGCCGCGGTGCAGCGCGCGGACAGGCGACGACGCTGAATGTGTTGATCCTGTGCGTGCAGTTCTCGAACCTCACCGCCACACAGACCGCCGTCAGTTTCCAGGAGATGGTCAACGACGATTCCTGGAAGGGCGGCATCGGCGGCATGAGCGCGTACTACAAAGAGGTTTCGTACGGCACCGTATCGGTTGCCGCCGACTACCAGAACTGGGTGACAGCGGCGCAGCCGTCGTCGTATTATGCCTACAGCAACGCGAACTTCACCACCCACGTCCATGAAATGATCGCCGCTGCCATCGATGCCGGCCAGGCGAACGGGGTGGACTTTTCCAGGTACGACAACGATGGTGACGGGGAAGTGGATGGACTCTTCATCGTGCATGCCGGCAAGGGTGCGGAGGAGGGCGGACAGACCCAGTACATCTGGTCCCATTCGGGCTCACTCGGCGCGTCGTACACACGGACCTACGACGGCGTGACGATCGAACCCTACATCATCATGCCCGAACTCTATGGTACGCAGCACGTGGAGATCGGGGTGTTCTGCCATGAATACGGCCACGCGCTGGGATTGCCGGACCTGTATGATACGAACGGAGCAACCAATGGCGACGCCGAGGGACTCGGGAACTGGTGCCTGATGGCATCGGGCAGCTGGGGGGCCGACGGCGACAGTCCGGAACGTCCCGCGCACATGTCGGCGTACTGCAAAGCCATGCTGGGCTTCGTCACTCCCGCGATCATCCCTTCGAGCGGTACGTTGAACATCGCACAGGCAGAGACCAATGCGGAGGCATACGCGATCTGGCTCGACGATTGCATGGGCGATGAGTATGTGTTGATCGAGAACAGACAGAAGACCGGGTTCGATCTGAATCTTCCGG
Proteins encoded in this window:
- the gltB gene encoding glutamate synthase large subunit, encoding MSSAYQENFPLYDPSNEHDACGIGFVVNTKGVRSHDIISQGISILINLTHRGACGCDPETGDGAGLTIQIPHEFFLRELKKAGMALPAPGEYGVGMIFLPVEPQGRLQCEGIIDRIVQAEGLTVIGWRDTPVDSDAIGRIARASQPYIEQIFVRRAAGMTEDHFERKLYIARKRIEAEIAASDIKDKSFFYIPSLSCRTIVYKGLLLAPQIEQFYGELSDPDTKSALCLVHQRFSTNTLPNWQLAHPFRYVCHNGEINTLRGNVNWMHARQSVIQSALFGEDIKKINPIIQPHGSDSSSLDNAVELLLMAGRTLPHALAMLIPEAWDKDATMDAQKKAFYEYHASLMEPWDGPAAVAFTDGRMVGATLDRNGLRPARYIVTDDDLVIMASETGVLPIENERVRFKGSLAPGEMLLIDLQEQRLIPDEEIKRTLSSRQPYAEWLKENQIHLETLPDPPREHAFSPTDILQRQRAVGYTEEDIRMILVPMASEGQEPIGSMGADTPLASLSDKPQSLFNYFRQLFAQVTNPPIDPIREEMVMSLTSYIGTERNILEETPQNCHTLKLPDPLLTNRDLEKLRRVSQGDFLATTLPMLFRADGGEEELERSLTGLCRRASLAIKSGYSIIILSDRGIDEEYAPMPSLLALTAVHNHLVREKTRTQVALVVESAEPRETMHFCLLIGYGASAVNPYLAIETLEDLANKGILPQGLSFEYALKNYKKAVGKGLLKVFSKMGISTLQSYRGAQIFEAIGLNRTIVDKYFTGTVSRIEGVGLDVLVREAQLKHRFAMREVTDAEPELDLGGNYAFRINGEKHSINPNTVMKLQHAVRKNEYSTYREYSAIVDEQNKQLYTLRGLMELKNAATPVPIEEVEPAKEIVKRFCTGAMSFGSISKQAHETLAIAMNRIGGRSNTGEGGEEEERFVRDANGDLRRSAIKQVASARFGVTANYLINADEIQIKIAQGAKPGEGGQLPGHKVDAIIAKVRHSIAGVGLISPPPHHDIYSIEDLAQLIFDLKNVNPRATISVKLVSEVGVGTVAAGVAKAHADLILISGDSGGTGASPLTSIRHAGTPWELGLAETQQVLLLNDLRSRVRIQTDGKLQNGRDVVIAALLGAEEFGFATTPLIAMGCIMMRKCHLNTCPVGIATQDPTLTKNFQGTPEHVINFFFYVAEEVREYMARLGFRTMDEMIGRVDMVASRPAIEHWKAKGLDLSAILHQPTIPLRVARRCVISQDHGLNEAIDFQLIDKAKKALDDHTPLALTLPIKNVHRTVGAMLSGEIARRHGSAGLPEDTITINFTGSAGQSFGAFLAKGVTLRLEGDANDYVGKGLSGGKVIVFHPRNSNYAADENMIVGNVVLYGATSGEAFFNGKAGERFAVRNSGASAVVEAVGSHGCEYMTNGTVVVLGKTGKNFAAGMSGGIAYVLDETGDFAATKCNRAIVDLDPLSAEDEETVQALIRKHVDATESKRGAFILDNWDTLGPKFVKVFPQDYKRVLATRSQKATSVQQAEKEAVHG
- a CDS encoding glutamate synthase subunit beta, whose product is MGKPTGFLEFQRETPQRREVEERTKDYNEIYVNFPAQKVQTQAARCMDCGLPFCHNGCPVNNVIPHWNDLVYKGRWKEAITILHSTNNFPEFTGRICPAPCETACVLGITDPPVSIKAIERSIVDHAFQKGWIRAERPLRRSGKRIAVIGSGPSGLAAAQQLNRAGHHVTVYEKNDRPGGLLRYGIPDFKLEKELIDRRIEQMQSEGVVFTTRANVGGNIAAEELRRNYDAVVLCGGAEAPRDLPIPGRELKGIHFAMEFLPQQNHRVAGDKIDPTHEILATGKSVVIIGGGDTGADCLGTSIRQGATVIHQLEIMPKPPLERAASTPWPLWPMQLRTETSHEEGGERQWGVATTKFEGDDQGNVKRLHLVQVGPPPSFAPVAGTDFTIDADLVLIAMGFTGPKQKGLLEQLNVELDARGNVKTDGQYMSSVPGVFSAGDMRRGQSLVVWAIAEGRKVAKAIDAYLMGASDLP
- a CDS encoding DUF4405 domain-containing protein is translated as MEAETSRKPFNTRGFIAILLVTAGAILPVSGVMNHQLQMDTLTTARHFWMAVHNMAATLFVLASAAHIVLNWKPLVHHCRKSAQMVLTKEAGVALAVVLGVVGLFAGHALHVR
- a CDS encoding Crp/Fnr family transcriptional regulator yields the protein MSPRQTIRSGEEHPTLLDLARSSLPRLDARWPRYARYITTVNVRPRTALLKEGDVPRKMFFVKKGCLRASIHARGKDVTFQFFFEGDAVASIEGFRSAQPSPIAITAVESSELVVLTKEGFDLMVRENPGLKDLILEQALRRLNTYARLFLSYLRDTPRQRYLALVRDDPRILERVPQHLIASYLGITPVSLSRIRHRR